Proteins encoded together in one Carya illinoinensis cultivar Pawnee chromosome 3, C.illinoinensisPawnee_v1, whole genome shotgun sequence window:
- the LOC122304439 gene encoding uncharacterized protein LOC122304439, protein MKQTGLKLVLDSSEGDFLVTLLISLTKLASKSTIFYAIHFIFIKRPCHFPVNADLIKALLSTLNDPEVPTFIQHEALKILHKILSYMPSHLPSLDMPEITKLLTIAEDSSQSPIMSKNFLFIQVLVDMSIKLRGIREMESGLFGSFPLPLRVILLIIDQITLLVKRLLDLCQIDSPVFQGVHSLLNLLVLLVGEYTDLGVLVLDKISLFIEYVANVHDHFMATRQSDILFHEMDFKR, encoded by the exons ATGAAGCAG ACAGGTCTAAAATTGGTGTTGGACTCTTCTGAAGGGGATTTTTTGGTCACGTTGCTAATTTCACTCACCAAGCTCGCTTCCAAATCAACCATTTTCT ATGCCATACACttcattttcataaaaagaCCATGCCATTTTCCTGTAAATGCAGATCTAATCAAAGCATTATTGAGCACTCTAAATGATCCCGAAGTTCCGACATTCATTCAACATGAAGCTCTAAAGATTTTACATAAG ATCCTTTCATATATGCCATCTCATTTGCCCAGTTTGGACATGCCTGAAATCACAAAACTGTTAACCATTGCTGAAGATTCCTCCCAATCTCCAATTATGTcgaagaactttttatttatccAGGTTCTGGTAGATATGTCAATCAAGCTTAGGGGAATAAGGGAAATGGAATCTGGTTTGTTTGGTTCCTTTCCTTTGCCATTGAGGGTTATATTATTGATCATAGATCAGATTACATTGCTGGTAAAGCGATTATTGGATCTTTGCCAGATTGACTCCCCAGTGTTTCAAGGAGTTCATAGTCTGCTCAACCTTCTTGTTCTTTTGGTTGGAGAATATACAGATCTGGGTGTTCTGGTGCTGgataaaatatctttatttattgaatatgttgcaAATGTGCATGACCACTTCATGGCTACAAGGCAATCAGATATTCTAtttcacgagatggacttcAAAAGATAA